The Vanacampus margaritifer isolate UIUO_Vmar chromosome 16, RoL_Vmar_1.0, whole genome shotgun sequence genome includes the window AGCCTGCTTTCCACTATTTTGCTTCGGTACCGTATGCATTTTCCAGCCTTTCCATACAAATCTGGCTCAAAATGCTCAGTATGACTTTTGCTTATTGGTTAGTAGTTGCACAACATTTGTGTTCCAGCTGTCTGTAGTATAAGTCTCAAAATACAAAAAGGAGCATCGGCCTATCGCCACGGAACAACAGGTCCCAGTCAAACACTCCCGTCACCCCAATCCAAACATTCTCGGCTCTCTCGCTCTTGTTTACACTCGCTCGCATGGCAACGGCCCAACAATTGTGCTGGACGCCGAATGCTGGTCAGCGCTCTGACGCCATTGGCGCATTGAGGAGAGGGGAGTATTCACAGGAAGTCCATTATGAGCCCAGCACGGTACAAAGGGAGGCTGTGGACGCTGATCGGGCCTCCTCCATCCACTGTCACGCCAGCTATGACCTAGCGGCGTCACATGAAAACATTGCGGGATTTTCTGATATTGTCTAATGCGGGATAAAGTaattgcagatttttatttttttatatatatatagtataaagGCAAGTCCAGATTTAGTTGTGAGTCGGGTGTAGTACCACAATGTGCCACAACATGCCCGGGAGTGCTAAACTCTACTGGCTGTAGAATCTACAGTGTAGATGAAGCCTAATTAAGAGCAAGAAGAAGGTTCTAGAATCATTGTTGTCACTGAAAATGAACTTatatttctgtcttttttttttcttcttctttttttagctCTAAATCTGGTAATGCACATATTGAACCACTCAATCATGTATTGGTTAATCTTTggtaatttaatatttttttaaattgtggtcTTAATTTACTGAAAGTCATTTGAGTACGTTTTTAGCATACAACTAGCATATATGGCATTTATGCTATCAGTATGTTGATTTTAAGCACAATATGGGgatttcacaaatgtatttcaggaataaataaataaaatcaaaaaattattaGGTAACAGGACTGTGTCGAGATTTGAGCCCAGGCCCAGTTGTTGCTATGTGTTTACCCGACTTTAACATTTGCAATTGTCGACGTGACTCGAGCAGATTGGGTAGGAAAAGTGTCACTTAAGAgtttactcacttttgttgccagtgcTTGTGTGCCCAGTTTTAATAGTTAACGATTGTTGGCTCTGACTGCTTACCATTTCATGGAGGAAAAATTAGCCTTAACACACTCCATCCATACCACGAGATAATTGATCAGGGGTTGTGCAAAATTTGTCCTGGTTGCGGGCTTTAGAAAAGTAGCGGAAAGAAAGAGTAGCAAATCCACATCTCCGCTGAAAAGACAAAAGTGTCAGCTAGCGACTGGAGAATTGAAGGGCATTTTAAGTATTTCTGGAATGATGGACTTGCTCCCTGACTTGTCCCCGGGGCACTCGAGTGCTTTTCAGCTCGCTGTTGTGATTGCATTGGATTACCGAGCCCAAGAAACGACTCTCCCTCTCGAGGGATGGACTCTCACCAACCTAGACCTTCGTCGTCCCTGAGAGTCCATTAGGCTGTGGGGCTGACAGAACATCTAGCATGTCAAAATGGAATCAAATCCAGATGCAGAAGTCACTGAGCACTCTAAAAACCATCATGTTAACAACCAAGACTCAGTTTTTTCTTCCTAACTCAACTTAAtcttgcattattattacagttcatagtgaatattcacatttttatttgaaggtTGTTAGAAATGGCTTCCACCAAAACGGTATCTTCCTTTTCAATCTTCCATTGTAAGGTCAAGACATAAAGAcacattatgctttttttttcataattttaaacAGTTCCCAGATGTCTTAATAACATGGTTTgctattgtggaaaaaaataccccaaggatAAAGATTTACAATACTTTTCTCAGCCTGTTTTGAAGGAAATAATAGTCTCGTGCTCACCAATGCCCCCTCTACTGTGGGGCTAATGCAGAGCAAGGCTTCCGTTACCATGACGACTCGGGGTTAGCAACTTGTTGATCcttgagttaaaaacaaaacaaaaaataagcaCACAGAAAGTGGAAATAAAGTGAGCAGTGGCTCGCTCACTTGCTCCCCTCTACTGCGGGGCCAATGCAAGCTTGTGTTGGCGTGACGACCAGTGTGAGAATGAAAGGGAATGGCCGCTAAAATAAAGCCAAAGCTTGGATTGTATTTTCACCCTTGGGGGCAGCACTTCATCTCCCAGATGCCATATTACACTTGTCGATAAGAAAACTGTacttaaataatgattcaaataacatttatgacatataaaagttaaataaatattatagttgaaaacatttttaaacacgaTTAAGTTCAAATGTTTTCGTGCTTAAAAAGTTAGATACAACTAAATTCCACTTAACGCTAACTTGTGCAggttgaacatttaattcagtgatccTTTTCcgcaccactagagggagcactTAAATGgcaaattgtaatttaaaaaaaaggccagaAAAAGTCTTTGCACATATTCAGAAAAGTTGTTTTCTGGTGTCCTGTTGATTATATTGCCTCATTTGACGTGCTTGTGCTagtttcatttcactttttagTTTGCTCGCGATGCTTCACGTGGCTATTGCGACACTACGTTCAGTTTCAACTTCCTTTTGGTTTGACCGCAATCTGTAGTCAGAGTTTAGTCTTTTAGTTTTAATCCTTCCTGACAATCTGACATCATAATAGCCTCTCTAACTCGTCTGCAGCACATTTGCGATGAGCTAATGGTCTCTGCGCCTCTTTTGTGAACGCTGACATGTTGCTGATCCAGACAATCGAACACCAgtcagagcttttttttttttgtaatggcaacACTCAACGACAATGAAACCCGCAGCCAACAAACATCGATGGAAAAATCTTGCTCGATTCGCTGCCTCAGCTGCCGCTGCCGGTGCTGCTGGTGGTTTGGCTGGGATCCGCACAACGGATTCCCATCTGGTCAATTCATTTTTATCCCTGCGAACATCTGCATGAGAAGTGACGTTGTCGGGTGGGGAAAAGCTGAAGTCACGTCAGTGGTGCAGAAAAGCACCCCACTGATGTTTTATGGTGTTAGACAATGATATGATCAGCTaagaagtttttatttaaaaaaaaaaaaaaatcagtggaaGGATGTTGaatggtttttttttagttattaattTACATATTCCAGTTAAACCAGTAcagtcttttttcttcttttttttactttgactgtATACATCTGCTTAGATTAATgctaacaatgcaaaatgctatAGATGGGCTATCCCTTAAGCAGCGCATATGTAAACACAAACAGTGCATTAGACAGACAATAcagcttagcttaatgctaacaaacaatgcaaaattttacagacaggctaacaaatagcatttgTAGTCACAGTGTTAAAACCATTTACGCAACAGATCACTACTACTTCGATACATTTTGGAGTCTGTTCTTTTCAAGTAAATGGAGCTTCATTATGTTCCCTTTTTTAAcacaagtatttgtacttgtgAGTATTTTTGCCATGTCTGCTGTCTGCTTGATGGGCAAAAGCTTCCTGACACGTACAAATGTCTACTTCAGTGCCCCATTCCCTTTTCTTACTCATACTCGCCTCCCTCCCATTAATTCCCCCTCCCTCACGTCTGTGCGTTCACTCCATTGCTTGTGCATGAAGTCACCGCTATGGTTTCTTCCGCAATAAATAACACAATGCTATCTCCACTTTTCTCGTACTTGGCTTTTTTCCGCCTGTTTGTGCAAAAATCCCTGACCGGCCGCATGCTTTCGCCGTGAAAGGAGATgttttatgtcattttgtttccaCAATTCAAAATAGTTCCCAGAATTTTAGTTAAGTTAGTGATGTGCTTTTGCCAAATTCCCCCAAGGATCAAGCATTCCAGTAcactcatagcacagtaaattACTTGAATGCTGAAATCAGCTCATTTTTAGCACTGTCTCTTGCATGTGAGCCAGCCATCGTCCCCCCATCCTGTATAGCGTTCGGCCAATAGGTAGTCTGGATTTTGTTGCCATGATGACCGTGGGTGGGGCCTGAGCTTCACGACTACAGGGGAGATGGCAGTGTATGCATAACTGCAGGCTGAATCTCTCCAGCCACAGCGATATTAAGATTGCTCATTATGGCTGGCTCTCATCATCTCGCCAGCAAGTGTATGCAAATCAGTGACTGGATCTCTTCGGCCAGTACGTGTTTAAAAGCgatattaaatgtgtttattgctGCTGGTGTTTGGCCATGTCCATGTCAGCGAGGTAGACTTGCTCTTGCCATCTCGCCAGTAAGTGTATGCATAACAGTGGcgagcgagtgtgtgtgtgtgtgtgtgtgtgtgtgtgtgtgtgtgtgtgtgtgtgtgtgtgtgtgtgtgtgtgtgtgtgtgtgtgtgtgtgtgtgtgtgtgtgtgtgtgtgtgtgtgtgtgtgtgtgtgtgtgtgtgtgtgtgtgtgtgtgtgtgtgtgtgtgtgtgtgtgtgtgtgtgtgtgtgtgtgtgtgtgtgtgtgtgtgtgtgtgtgtgtgtgtgtgtgcgtgcgtgcgtgcgtgcgtgcgtgtgcgtgtgcgcgtgagAGACAGTGGGCTGGATCTCATCGCCAAGTGTGCCTGTCTCCTCTTCAGAGTTGCTTTTCCAGGCTCCGTCTCGTCATCTCGCCAGTAAGTGTATGCATAACAGTGGGCTGGATCTTGCCAGCAAGTGCGTTCGTAATATTGAGCTTAAGTGTGTGCATTCCGCCTCTTCCGCATTGCTCGACAGGCTGGCTCTTGTCATCTCGCCAGCAAGTGTGCGCCACCGCCTGGCTGCTTTCTTCTACTTGCGCAAACAGAGCCCCgagtgtgggggaaaaaaagtaaatacaataaaagcatGGTCCATTCACCACATGTGAATACATTAATTCCGACCCTCCGAATCTCTGTAGACTGAGGCCACTTTAATCAGGTTGTCACGGCAACTGAAGCAATTCTTTGCACACTCGAAACTCACTTTAATGTTCACATAATTTGCGCAGCTTTTTATCCTAATTGAACCATAATTTGATCATATCGCATTAGACATTCTTCAAATGCTTGTTCATTCTATTTAGATAAGGCTGAGCTCTTCTACTCAGAAATTCGTCAAAACTATGACACGTTTTGCTCATTCTGACCAAATAGTGAGTTCGCTATCAGCGAGTTAAAGATTTATAGTACTGGAATATGACATACACTTGTCAGCCACGTGTTCGATCCATCTATTTTGTAGTCTACAGTAAATGAATTGGActcactgttccaatacttttgtgaGAGCTCACTCAAATCAGTCAGAAGATCTCTATCACCCCCTGGTGGTATTATATGTCACAAATCATGCTTCCCTCTATGTTAGTAgaccacaataaaataaaataaaatacattgtatGTCGTTGGATATGAATGCAAATCTTTCAGGTTTAAGggtttttattctattttgttgGATACTGCTTAGatgattatatataataaaaaaaaataaatacatacggTCCTGTCCATTCCATAAGCAACCTCTTTCATAactatgaatgttttttgttttgccactaCCCTCCTCCTATCTTTAACATCACCACTAGCCTCCGGTCATAAACTGCTGTTGCCTCCATAACGACAAGGGGTGGAAGGGGGGGGGATGCGCCCGGTTGCCATAGCGACGCTCCCAAGTGGcctgtctctttttttccccatcctgCTAATGGGAAATAAAGAACCGGAATGAGGTGCTTGgacaaaactgaaaatgaaaagagaTGTGTTGACTAGAGGAAAGTTCCAGAAGCTTTtgattaatctgattcattttgtCTTTTGCAATCACTTGTCACCACTTTACTCATCCTCGCCAATTCTTCTtgttcgtcttttttttttttttttttttgtattgcctTCATCAGTCCTCTGTTAAAATTCGGCTATTACCGTGATTCGACACTCTCTCCATCTTTCTTGGAGCCGTTTCTGGGTCACGGGGGCTGCATATGAATAATAAACAGctgtctgctttttgcagagAATTATTCATAGGGCGCCCTCTCAATATTAACTTGCGCCTCGTCTCTCctctcttgtttttctttttttttttctcattttacagTATAGCttcaaaaaatgcattattcCTTCTTCACTTAAGGTCCAATCTACTTTTAGTTACAGCTACGAAAGATATAAAGAGTCTACACACAAATGATTTTTGTCACGTGATGGAGGACTCTACCTGCACTTGCCAGAAATTCCCACCTTTAATTTTGTACTTATTGaaataatatccatccatccattttgtaacACTTGATTTACAGCAGTAGATAAAAGATGACTCAGAATAGGAGAGATTGTTGTCATGTGTAGCGCACTGCCTTTATTTGCAAGAAATTCCCTTTCTTTAACATTGTGCTATGAAACAATATGATGACAAGCACAAACTCTTCctcaatgaggacaagcactatagaaatTGGATGGAATGTGATCCAAAACTGCGTGAAATTTATGATGTCTGGACAAGCAATCTTTTTGCTGTTAGCACACGCGGTCAATATAATTGCTAGGACAGTGCTGCTAAATGATGACATGCAGGAcgtcaattttttccccccaagcaGTGTGACTAAGCAGAAATCAGAATCAGGGAGGTCAGCACAAAGTCAGACAAGGGCCGCAGGCTGTAATAGCGTAAGGTCAGCCGGACCGGCTGCTGATTGGCCCCCTCGAGCCACACGCACGTCTAACACAACCTCACGAAACGCACACACGCAATGTAGCGTTGAAGCCAAACATCCGTGGAAAGCAGAATTTCTTCCATGAAGCCCTTTATGTATCAGAATGTGCTTTTTAACCCTTTTTAATATTCATCCAGTTTGACCAAGCTTTACAATGGCTTTTACTTTATGTAATGCCCTAACGCGAGGAAAAGGAGAGCCACAATTGATGGTGCACTTTTCCGGTGATTATTGGACCGTGTAAAACACCTAAACGCAGTGTGCACTCTCATGCAGGAGGTGCTGCTGTATTGGTTAGCAACATAGTGTGATGGGTCCGACAGCAGGCCTCTCAGAGGTATTAATGTTAAATGATATCAATGTAACGCTGTAATTCTCTGTTGTGTCTTGTTTACAGGGCCTTGTACGCATACGAAGATGACAGCAACGACTTAACGCTGGCATCGTCAGGAGGTCATTTCCCTTTTATCTGCAGCCTACATTTGAATTGAAGTATTGATGGACGTTATTCCTCCTTTTGCGCTGCAGGGGGCGGCCTGGCAGAGATCACGCTGACTTTTGACAGCGCCAGGGTGATGTACGGCTTCTGCAGCCTCAAGGAGCCAAACGCTGCCCTGCCGCGATACATCCTCATCAACTGGGTAGAGAAAAAATACGCATCTATAAATTTTGTGATACATAATAACATGGGATGTTAACAGATAGCAAGATAGCCACCCAAGTAGACAACATGCTAATACCGGTGAATAGGGGTTTTACTTCTTGCcttgtattcattgtatttctAATGAGGATTGaccaaatgctaacatgctaacagttataGCTGTGTAGCCACTAGACAAGATAAAGAGTTGAGACTGTCTTAAGtgccattattttttattactgtgaAAGAATCATAGTTAACGGTGCACATCAGTTTCTCGGGAACACTCtaaatctctttttttcttccgcCGAGTCGGCTCTATTGTAATTTACTTTTATAACCTTACTTCTCCTCCCGCTGTGCCAGGTGGGAGACGACGTTCCCGACGCCAGGAAGTGCGCATGTGCCAGCCACGTGGCCACCATTGCAGACTTCTTCCAGGTAATCTTAGTCGAGCTACGATTATGCTCATGTATCAGGACCCGAGCACCAACACCGGGTGGACATGTGCCCCAAAATTAGCAGGAAGTTGTCCGTTTTGGTTTGCTATCTAATGTGGGTGGAACATGCTGTCAAATTTTGGTGATaatttagagcagtggttctcaaccttatttcagtagggttagggttaatttcagctctgttctcaaaaataaacaattaactgaattttaaaaaagttttcaagTAATTGACATGTGATTTTAGGTGGCATATGAAAAGTTGGTTTgaaccattctggtatgggaGAGATGCTGGTTTTTATAAACACTGAAATAGAATAGCCTACTGAAGCtaaatttcattttatgaacatatatctttctgaaatatttacatatactgtactttttaaatatattttaaaatctcacgtacCCCCTGGAGCGCCTTCAAGTACCCcggtttgagaaccactgatttagagAACTTGACATGAAAAAGAGGCTAATAGCTTGGCTAGCCTGGATGATTAGCATCATGACAAGTCATCGAGCTAACCACTGTTTTACTGGCCGAGTCCATCCAATATGAAtacatgttactttttttctttttcaatgaaCAATACGCCATTACTAGAGAGGTACCCAAATTTTGGAtagatttaattttattttatttatggaaGCAAGCATGTTAAAAGCTGTAGGACGATCAAAGAGCAGTGTGTGCGCGACACGGTGCATGACTAATACCGACACTCTTTTAAGTAATCTCTCTGCGATCCTCCTCGCCATCACTGTGTTTAATGTGCGCGCTTCACCTGGCGGACAGCCTATTTTTAGCATTTGCAGAGTAGATAAAAGGAAAAAGAGATTAAAGCAACGGTGACTGTTTATAAGAGTGAGTCTCAGAGTGTAGTACTCTTGTGTGGGATGTGACGAAGTTGGGAGCAGAAATACTGAGTGATTTCACGTTTTTTATTCAGGGTGTAGCGGTCATCATAAACGCCAGCAGCCTGGACGACGTCGACCCGTCGGCCATCGGGCAGCGTCTCACCAACGGGACGACTGTGGCGGCCAGTCCCGTCCTGAGCCGTCTGAAAACCAGAGAGGAGGAGCACGGAGATGTGGTAATAGAAAGATACAGTTCCCTCCAATTACAATATGCCACACTACACTCCACTTGCGATACGAAACAATGCTGATGTGTGTAGTTAGTTTATTTTTGCTATGTGTAAAACTCCAGGCTAAGTTAACACATCTTCACCTTTTGTTTCTGTTGTTTCCTTTCCCCGGGAGAAGGGTACAGTGTACGAAAAGACCAACGCAGAGGTGGAGATGAAGAAAATCAATCGAGAAGAATTCTGGGAGCAGGCCAAGGTTGGTTGAgcaaactggaaaaaaaaaataataataataatccaacaaTAACGCTGCCGGCGAGATGCAAAAACCTGAATTTTTGTTGCCTAGCGCGAGGAGGAGctgaggaaggaggaggagaggaagaagCTGGCTGAGGAACGTCAGCGTTTCGAGGAGGAGCGAATGGAGCTGGAGAGGAAGGAGCAGGAGAACCGAGAGAGGAGGTACCGCGAGCGAGAGAGGCAGATCGAAGAGCACAGGTGAACACTTTTGACACCCAATCACAGAGAGCTTTAATTGAAAAAAGTACGCATAAATAATAACAacttgattttgtgttttatgtgtttAGGAAGAAGAtacaagaggaagaggaggccaaAGACAGGTTGCAGAGCCAGACTACCTTAGTAAGTGGATCGGACTCACTGGCCCTTGGCATAACAACCAGACACCCGAGTATGTGGCCTTGTGGGTTTCTCGAGGCTGGAACactcatttttaaacatcattaaaagaatatgatttgtgaataatgcgcAGCATGGTGGACTAGTGGCTGTAAAGTCAGCTGAGATACCTAATCAGGACAAGCGTTGCAATAAAGGATGGATTGCAGCTTCTGTGAGTTAAAACAATCATTCAAGTATAATAAGCAGACACCTGGGCATGTAGGAACAATGTTGACATTAAACCATCATAAAAGGACGTCAGTTTCATGGAAGCCTCCAAATTTTTCATAGGTGTGATTTTGAGTTTGGATGCCTGATTGTTTAtacgtgccctgtgattggatggcgaccaatccagggtgtacttCTCCCACCCAAATTTAGATCCAGATCAACCGCAACCCTCATTGCGTGTAGAAAATGTATAGAAGGAAGTCTGTTAGATGGGAGTCCAAGTTAGCATAACAACTGGACACCTGAGTATGTATATAGAAAAATATCCTAATGAAGACTAGtatggaaaatgaatgaaaggttTGGTGAAAGTCAAAACATTACTTCTTCAAATTGACATAACAATCGGACACCTGAATTCTCTACAGTCTGGAACACGGGACACTTTCACATCTATGTAACTATGAACCGCAAGTTTGGATCAATATTATTCATAAAAGGAAACTAAATTGTGATTTTCACAGCCCGCAGAGTTAAGCATCGATGACCTCAGCCTGGACAAGAAAGAGTCTGAAGTGGAGGTATGCTGAAACAATCTATCCATCCGtcgagatttttttatttttttatttcccatcGAACATGCAATTAAAAACAACCTGTCCATACCGCTTACATGTTCAGGAGGCGAAGGCCATCATCGCTCAGCGGTCCGGGAACCCCCGCGAGTTCTTCAAGCAGAAGGAACGAGCCATGACCATCAGCGTCGACACCTCACCCGTCACCATCCACCGGGCCGGTGAGTCACATGATGCATTTTTCCACCAATTGGATCTGGGAATAGCCCAACGATTAAAAATGATTGCAACTTTTCAGTCTTTTTTGTAGTCTGGTTGAAATCAGCCAGTTTTCAGGGCGGCCTTCCCCCTCTTGTCCAAATGGCTCATTGCTCACCCCACCCCCTTCTACTACTATGACGGCAACGTGAGCTAGTCGTTGAGccttaaatacagtaaaatacagtaaaaatgtgaataattaatatttagtagtagtagcagttaTTGTTAGTATTATtactgttattgttattattttttattattatacacttttataaatataaataaaaaaatctttactaTTTTATGTTGTCATAGCCATTGTTAATGATagtgtgttttcttttacattatgttcttgtttgttgttattatttttaaaatagtaaacCTACACATGTCTTTATGGGATATTGAACTATTTTATATTGTtgtaaaaagtttttattacttattcatgGCATGGttcttgttatttttatttaatagtgTTTTTATACTGTTCATATTATATACGTaccaataataaatatattggaTTCCATATTTGTTATGATTGCACTTTAAATAgtattttaatgacaaaaagtctattaatttaattaattaaaactttCTATTTATtcatgatggtgatgatgattgtTAGTGTCTGTTATTGTGgttgtcattattattgttggtgatatatttttattaataatatattatactaCCAATAATGGCAAATCATTCTTTGGATAACTTTTTAATAATTAGTTGAAATGCTCATAACAACATGGATTGTATTTTCCCTCATGggtgcagcacttcatcaccaagcaaACAAAACTGCAATTTGTTTAATtcccttggtggaggtaatgaaAAATAACCTGATCTCTCTTCAGAAGTGTGTTTCTATGACAACCGCACATTCATGTGacgaatttttatttatttatttttatgctttacGCTTGCTAGGTTTGTATTTCCTATTGACACGAAACAAAAGAAGCAGCTGCGTTTAATTTCTTGCATGCAATCTGCACTGTCGACGTGTGCAAGCACACTAACctcgtcttcttttcttttccctcTTTGCTTTCGTTTCTCTCCATTtaacccaaccttttttttttgtcttcgcaacgccctgtttttttttttcccttccttctCATGTCGTCTTTCTTCCTTGTTTGCATTGCTTGTTGTCTTCGTCATCCGTGCGTGGCTGCGTGTGGCATccgacgccccccccccctcaatatCTCCtaccccccaccaccccacccccgccagGCCGCTTGGAAAGCCCCTTCTTGAGGCAGCAGCACAGTCCCAGCAGCCCCACTTCGACTCCCCCGCCCAGGGGTGTGTCGCCACTTCGCGCCACCGTGCCACACACACGGACGCACCTTGCCGCCGGTATGTACAGCGCGTTAGCAGAACGGCAGGACGGAGAGGTGTAACCAACTTGAAAAGCAGAGAGCTGGCTACGAGTGAAAAACAAGAAATTGGGAATCTTCAGATTTTAATCTGCATCTCGcatttacatacacacacatattctaTGCAGCTTTGCTTACCTGTGAGTGTGTCACTGACTGTGTACGTGTTTGACTCCGGATGGCTTGTATTTGATCTAATGATCATGATCCTTTGGTAGTGTATGAAACGcatttgctggtatgcagtatGAGTCATTGCCTAAAAagcttttgttgatgtttgatGGGGTTGAGGTCGGGGTTCAAGTCGAGTCTTCCACCCAACTTTTGGTTGCTCATCTTATTTTGTcgcactttttttctgatgaaacgtCGTGTGCCTTTATGCCCCCTAGGGGACAACGACGAGCAAGCGAGCGGCGAGCGCAACGTGGCCGCCGTGTCGCCCATCCCCAAAATCGTCACCACGCCCATCAAGGAGGACGCCAACATGGAGCACGACGGCACCTTTGACTGGGGTGAGTTAAACTTTCAGAAATGTTCATTTATGTTAAGTGCAAGACATTTCATTCAATTTGGATGCAgtcattgtttcttttttttctatttacattgtactattttattcatttatagttTACAAAATTAAGGAATCTCTATtatacatttcattttaaagtttaaatattattttgatgATGATAAGAGAGTATTGGTCTTTTTTATTGCATGGTAAATTAATTAAGGGAATATTCAATTAAATTGGTATTCAtatttaatcaatttaattCACATTATTAAaactattaattattaattaaatttttaaataaaatgtttaataataaatgGTTGGTAATAACAAACTTCTGAAgcaaatcaaaataatacaaatgataggtaaatacataaaaaataataatgtaaggACAATGTATACTGTAATTCAGGAAATTACTGGTCATAAAAATGAACTTTCgaattaaataatacaaactgTATTAGCTTATATGTAGTACTCactattattgtaaataataattacgCATTTTAAGTAATTACAattgaatataaaacaaatgtatatatttctttttttaactattattagtaattatattactattattttaataactattacaatatatcatatttttttaataaatataatgaaataattCATCACTATAAATATAGTAAATATTGGAAATTAAGCTACTAAATTAATAAGAACTAATACTAAGTGTACTGTATGGTTGCTATGGAAACCATCTGCGCCTGTAACATATCGTTGCGCATTTGTCCCCTAGAGCCAAAGCAGGAGCAGAAAGCTCCGGTCCAGGAGTCCAGCACCTCCAAGCCCGTGCAGAGCGTGGCCCCCCAGGCCCGCGAGCCCGCCACCGCCTTCTCCACGTGGGACTCAGCCACGGACGACCTAGTAGACGTGTGGGACGCCCCCGCCCCCGAGCCCTCCCGCGCATCTAACGACCTGGTTGACCTGATGGGCGACGGGCCTCCCGACGACTTTGCTAACGTCGACAACACCGCCAGCGGCGGCGTTCGCTCGCAGCCGCTCCTCAGCTTTGACGACATGATAGACGGCGGCCTGTGCTCGGCGACCGAGGACGA containing:
- the dbn1 gene encoding drebrin isoform X8: MAVNLAKNRLALLTAYQDVIDESTDTDWALYAYEDDSNDLTLASSGGGGLAEITLTFDSARVMYGFCSLKEPNAALPRYILINWVGDDVPDARKCACASHVATIADFFQGVAVIINASSLDDVDPSAIGQRLTNGTTVAASPVLSRLKTREEEHGDVGTVYEKTNAEVEMKKINREEFWEQAKREEELRKEEERKKLAEERQRFEEERMELERKEQENRERRYRERERQIEEHRKKIQEEEEAKDRLQSQTTLPAELSIDDLSLDKKESEVEEAKAIIAQRSGNPREFFKQKERAMTISVDTSPVTIHRAGRLESPFLRQQHSPSSPTSTPPPRGVSPLRATVPHTRTHLAAGDNDEQASGERNVAAVSPIPKIVTTPIKEDANMEHDGTFDWEPKQEQKAPVQESSTSKPVQSVAPQAREPATAFSTWDSATDDLVDVWDAPAPEPSRASNDLVDLMGDGPPDDFANVDNTASGGVRSQPLLSFDDMIDGGLCSATEDDPSSLVDVNASEQMTLSYQHALQHAAGDGQTLMTNGEMLMKEATQASEGYFSQSQEEEFGQSEEGSAKPTPVLYNKPPEIDITCWDADPVADDDDD
- the dbn1 gene encoding drebrin isoform X9, with protein sequence MAVNLAKNRLALLTAYQDVIDESTDTDWALYAYEDDSNDLTLASSGGGGLAEITLTFDSARVMYGFCSLKEPNAALPRYILINWVGDDVPDARKCACASHVATIADFFQGVAVIINASSLDDVDPSAIGQRLTNGTTVAASPVLSRLKTREEEHGDVKGTVYEKTNAEVEMKKINREEFWEQAKREEELRKEEERKKLAEERQRFEEERMELERKEQENRERRYRERERQIEEHRKKIQEEEEAKDRLQSQTTLPAELSIDDLSLDKKESEVEEAKAIIAQRSGNPREFFKQKERAMTISVDTSPVTIHRAGRLESPFLRQQHSPSSPTSTPPPRGVSPLRATVPHTRTHLAAGDNDEQASGERNVAAVSPIPKIVTTPIKEDANMEHDGTFDWEPKQEQKAPVQESSTSKPVQSVAPQAREPATAFSTWDSATDDLVDVWDAPAPEPSRASNDLVDLMGDGPPDDFANVDNTASGGVRSQPLLSFDDMIDGGLCSATEDDPSSLVDVNASEQMTLSYQHALQHAAGDGQTLMTNGEMLMKEATQASEGYFSQSQEEEFGQSEEGSAKPTPVLYNKPPEIDITCWDADPVADDDDD
- the dbn1 gene encoding drebrin isoform X7, whose protein sequence is MAVNLAKNRLALLTAYQDVIDESTDTDWALYAYEDDSNDLTLASSGGGGLAEITLTFDSARVMYGFCSLKEPNAALPRYILINWVGDDVPDARKCACASHVATIADFFQGVAVIINASSLDDVDPSAIGQRLTNGTTVAASPVLSRLKTREEEHGDVKGTVYEKTNAEVEMKKINREEFWEQAKREEELRKEEERKKLAEERQRFEEERMELERKEQENRERRYRERERQIEEHRKKIQEEEEAKDRLQSQTTLPAELSIDDLSLDKKESEVEVQEAKAIIAQRSGNPREFFKQKERAMTISVDTSPVTIHRAGRLESPFLRQQHSPSSPTSTPPPRGVSPLRATVPHTRTHLAAGDNDEQASGERNVAAVSPIPKIVTTPIKEDANMEHDGTFDWEPKQEQKAPVQESSTSKPVQSVAPQAREPATAFSTWDSATDDLVDVWDAPAPEPSRASNDLVDLMGDGPPDDFANVDNTASGGVRSQPLLSFDDMIDGGLCSATEDDPSSLVDVNASEQMTLSYQHALQHAAGDGQTLMTNGEMLMKEATQASEGYFSQSQEEEFGQSEEGSAKPTPVLYNKPPEIDITCWDADPVADDDDD